From the Ruania alkalisoli genome, one window contains:
- the aceE gene encoding pyruvate dehydrogenase (acetyl-transferring), homodimeric type has product MTSRNEAGPLINGLLSQVPDIDPDETGEWLESLDGLIEARGGPRARYILLNMLKHARERDVAVPSAITTPYVNTIGVHDEPYFPGDEAVERRYRSYLRWNSAVMVTRAQRPGIAVGGHISSYASVSTLYEVGLNHFFRGKDHPGGGDQIYFQGHAAPGMYARAYLEGRLTEDQLDSFRQELSRPGGGLPSYPHPRNMPDFWEFPTVSMGLGPASAIYQAWVNRYMHFRGIKDTSEQRVWAFLGDGEMDEPESRGMLQLAAQQNLDNLTFVVNCNLQRLDGPVRGNGKIIQELEGFFRGAGWNVIKVVWGREWDALLEADKDRALVNLMNNTPDGDFQTYRAEDGAFIREHFFGRDPRTKALVANMSDDDIWAMKRGGHDYRKLFAAYNAAVNHTGAPTVILAHTVKGYGLGSSFAGRNATHQMKKLKENDLKGLRDSLRLPISDEAIEADPYLPPYYHPGMDAPEIEYMMDRRKKLGGFLPERRSKYTEVTLPADKAYQRLAKGSGQQEAATTMALVQLFKELLRDKEFGHRIVPIIPDEARTFGLDAIFPSLKIFNTNGQNYLSVDRELLLSYKEDETGGLLHTGINEAGSAAAFQAVGTSYATHGEPMVPFYFYYSMFGFQRTGDQFWAAGDQLTRGFLIGATAGRTTLTGEGLQHADGHSPVLAATNTAVVQYDPAYGYEIRHIVKDGLQRMYGTEDPRDPNVIYYLTVYNEPMIQPAEPEDVDVEGILKGIHRLEAPTDGDGPVVQLLASGVAVPWALEARRILAEDWGVRAAVWSVTSWGELRKDGLAADREAFVNPSGEQREAYVTAKLKDAGGPFVGTSDYDFQVPDLIRTWVPGDYWTLGADGFGFSDTRPAVRRHFLIDTQSIVTRALQALAQRGEVDAAAPAQAVEKYQLLDVNAGTTGTAGGDS; this is encoded by the coding sequence GTGACCTCACGCAACGAAGCCGGACCTCTGATCAATGGCCTGCTCAGCCAGGTTCCGGACATCGACCCGGACGAGACCGGCGAGTGGCTCGAGTCCCTCGACGGCCTGATCGAGGCCCGGGGCGGCCCGCGGGCCCGGTACATCCTGCTGAACATGCTCAAGCATGCGCGCGAGCGTGACGTCGCCGTTCCCTCGGCGATCACCACGCCCTACGTCAACACCATTGGTGTGCACGACGAGCCGTACTTCCCCGGCGATGAGGCCGTCGAGCGTCGCTACCGCTCCTACCTGCGCTGGAACTCCGCGGTCATGGTGACGCGAGCACAGCGACCCGGGATCGCCGTCGGTGGCCACATCTCCTCCTACGCCTCGGTCTCCACGCTCTACGAGGTCGGGCTGAATCACTTCTTCCGTGGCAAGGACCACCCAGGCGGCGGCGACCAGATCTACTTCCAGGGCCATGCCGCGCCCGGGATGTACGCCCGCGCCTATCTCGAGGGACGTCTCACCGAGGATCAGCTCGATTCCTTCCGCCAGGAGCTCTCCCGGCCCGGTGGTGGTTTGCCCTCCTACCCGCACCCGCGGAACATGCCCGACTTCTGGGAGTTCCCCACGGTGTCGATGGGTCTGGGACCGGCGAGTGCCATCTACCAGGCCTGGGTCAACCGCTACATGCACTTCCGCGGCATCAAGGACACCTCCGAGCAGCGGGTGTGGGCCTTCCTCGGCGACGGCGAGATGGACGAGCCGGAGTCGCGCGGCATGCTGCAGCTGGCCGCGCAGCAGAACCTGGACAACCTGACCTTCGTGGTCAATTGCAACCTGCAGCGGCTCGACGGTCCGGTGCGCGGCAACGGCAAGATCATCCAGGAGCTCGAGGGCTTCTTCCGCGGCGCCGGCTGGAACGTCATCAAGGTCGTCTGGGGTCGCGAGTGGGACGCCCTGCTCGAAGCCGACAAGGACCGCGCGCTTGTCAACCTCATGAACAACACCCCGGACGGTGACTTCCAGACCTACCGGGCCGAGGACGGTGCGTTCATCCGTGAGCACTTCTTCGGGCGTGATCCGCGCACCAAGGCGCTCGTGGCGAATATGAGCGATGACGACATCTGGGCGATGAAGCGCGGTGGGCATGACTACCGCAAGCTGTTCGCCGCCTACAACGCCGCCGTCAACCACACCGGCGCTCCCACCGTGATCCTCGCGCACACGGTCAAGGGCTACGGCCTGGGCTCCTCCTTCGCGGGCCGCAACGCCACGCACCAGATGAAGAAGCTCAAGGAGAACGACCTGAAGGGCCTGCGGGACTCGCTGCGCCTGCCGATCTCCGATGAGGCCATCGAGGCCGACCCGTACCTGCCGCCCTATTACCACCCCGGCATGGACGCCCCGGAGATCGAGTACATGATGGACCGGCGCAAGAAGCTGGGCGGATTCCTGCCCGAGCGTCGCTCCAAGTACACCGAGGTCACCCTCCCGGCAGACAAGGCCTACCAGCGCCTGGCCAAGGGCTCCGGACAGCAGGAGGCAGCCACGACGATGGCGCTCGTGCAGCTGTTCAAGGAGCTGTTGCGGGACAAGGAGTTCGGCCATCGGATCGTGCCGATCATCCCGGATGAGGCGCGTACCTTCGGTCTGGACGCGATCTTCCCGAGCCTGAAGATCTTCAACACCAACGGCCAGAACTACCTCTCGGTCGACCGCGAGCTGCTCCTGAGCTACAAGGAGGACGAGACTGGCGGTCTGCTGCACACCGGTATCAACGAAGCCGGTTCGGCGGCTGCCTTCCAGGCCGTCGGCACCTCCTACGCCACGCACGGCGAGCCGATGGTGCCGTTCTACTTCTACTACTCGATGTTCGGGTTCCAGCGCACCGGCGACCAGTTCTGGGCCGCCGGTGACCAGCTCACCCGTGGCTTCCTGATCGGTGCCACGGCCGGCCGGACCACGCTGACCGGTGAGGGCCTGCAGCACGCTGACGGGCACTCCCCCGTGCTGGCCGCCACGAACACCGCGGTCGTCCAGTACGACCCGGCGTACGGATACGAGATCCGGCACATCGTCAAGGACGGCCTGCAGCGGATGTACGGCACAGAGGATCCCCGCGATCCGAACGTCATCTACTACCTCACGGTGTACAACGAGCCGATGATCCAGCCCGCCGAGCCGGAGGACGTGGACGTCGAGGGCATCCTCAAGGGCATCCACCGCCTCGAGGCTCCCACCGACGGCGACGGTCCCGTCGTCCAGCTGCTCGCCTCGGGCGTCGCTGTGCCGTGGGCACTTGAGGCGCGCCGGATCCTCGCTGAGGACTGGGGCGTGCGCGCAGCCGTGTGGTCGGTGACCAGCTGGGGCGAGCTGCGCAAGGACGGCTTGGCGGCCGACCGCGAGGCGTTCGTCAACCCCTCAGGCGAGCAGCGCGAGGCGTACGTGACGGCGAAGCTCAAGGATGCCGGCGGCCCGTTCGTGGGCACCTCCGACTACGACTTCCAGGTGCCGGACCTCATCCGCACCTGGGTGCCCGGTGACTACTGGACGCTCGGTGCGGACGGCTTCGGCTTCTCCGACACCCGTCCGGCCGTCCGCCGTCACTTCCTCATCGACACTCAGTCGATCGTCACCCGCGCCCTACAGGCGCTCGCACAGCGCGGTGAGGTGGACGCCGCTGCCCCGGCGCAGGCGGTGGAGAAGTACCAGCTGCTCGACGTCAACGCCGGCACCACCGGCACCGCAGGCGGAGACTCCTGA